The following coding sequences are from one Lycium ferocissimum isolate CSIRO_LF1 chromosome 3, AGI_CSIRO_Lferr_CH_V1, whole genome shotgun sequence window:
- the LOC132050411 gene encoding uncharacterized protein LOC132050411, translated as MRSSNERRTPNGGGGCYSYESEPDLAAMVSDFLESSSTSSAESRHSSDNNDSGYSDLSLLADRISLYKNSVDQYESDLTMVVHSLILSMTDSCHIGKPETCNASCVRSYLVKLLQSCGYNADMRATKWQGCGRIPGGEHEYIEVISHGNDGCFERYIIDIDFRSHFEIARAVKSYDVVLNCLPAVYVGTITKLKLYLQAMVEAAKCSLKQNSMPLPPWRSLAYLEAKWESSSQKVVNIQVQSSVSPSNSSHRHCTELLWRIKSCIGSEIKPKGLLVPMNCRKRQGLKIGLSHSSPVTP; from the exons ATGAGAAGTAGTAACGAACGCCGTACTCCGAACGGCGGAGGAGGTTGTTATAGTTATGAGAGTGAACCTGACTTGGCAGCTATGGTTAGTGATTTCCTGGAAAGTAGTAGTACTAGTAGTGCTGAGTCGAGGCATAGCAGTGATAATAATGATTCCGGTTACTCTGATCTCTCTCTTCTAGCTGATAGAATATCG CTGTACAAGAACTCAGTGGATCAGTATGAAAGTGACTTAACAATGGTGGTTCATTCCCTTATTCTTTCAATGACCGATTCTTGCCATATTGGCAAGCCCGAGACTTGCAATGCGAGCTGCGTCAGATCTTATCTAGTGAAGCTCCTCCAGTCTTGCGGTTATAATGCAGATATGCGTGCAACCAAGTGGCAGGGTTGTGGAAGAATTCCTGGAG GTGAACATGAGTACATTGAGGTGATCTCCCATGGAAATGATGGATGCTTCGAAAGGTATATCATTGATATTGACTTCCGGAGCCACTTCGAAATTGCAAGAGCGGTCAAATCCTACGATGTGGTCTTGAATTGTCTTCCAGCAGTTTATGTTGGCACAATAACAAAGCTCAAGCTGTATCTTCAGGCTATGGTAGAAGCAGCAAAATGTTCTCTCAAACAGAATTCAATGCCTCTTCCGCCATGGCGATCCCTTGCCTATCTAGAAGCCAAGTGGGAATCATCCAGTCAAAAAGTAGTCAATATTCAGGTCCAAAGTAGCGTCAGCCCCTCTAATTCCTCCCATCGGCATTGTACCGAGCTGCTGTGGAGGATAAAATCCTGTATTGGATCTGAAATCAAGCCCAAAGGACTCTTGGTACCTATGAACTGTAGAAAGAGGCAGGGGCTAAAAATCGGATTGAGTCATTCTTCTCCGGTGACTCCATGA